One segment of Theobroma cacao cultivar B97-61/B2 chromosome 9, Criollo_cocoa_genome_V2, whole genome shotgun sequence DNA contains the following:
- the LOC18588792 gene encoding actin-related protein 6: protein MSNVVVLDNGGGLLKAGQGGERNPAVVIPNCLYRPLTSKKFLHPTTTLSSTTEDLTSAAIRRPIDRGYLINPDLQRDIWSHLFTSLLHVTPSSSSLLLTEALFSLPSIQRSTDELVFEDFGFNSLYVADSPSLVHLYEASRRPYGLVSEAQCSLVVDCGFSFTHAAPVFQNFTVNYGVKRIDLGGKALTNYLKELVSYRSVNVMDETFIMDDVKEKLCFVSVDVERDLQVARKRGNDNLFRCTYVLPDGVTHTKGYVKDPEAAQRHRILTDGATPSRAVETKKETDHLEVMEKSEERKRVDLTKNEFDLTNERFLVPEMIFQPADLGMNEAGLAECIVRAVNACHPCLHPVLFQSIILTGGSTLFPRFAERLEKDLRPLVPDDYQVKITTQEDPILGVWRGGSLLASSPEYESMCVTKAEYEELGSARCRRRFFH from the exons ATGTCAAACGTCGTCGTTCTCGACAACGGCGGAGGCCTGTTAAAAGCGGGCCAAGGAGGCGAGCGCAACCCCGCCGTCGTAATCCCAAACTGCCTCTACCGCCCTCTTACATCCAAAAAATTCCTCCACCCCACAACCACCCTCTCCTCCACAACCGAAGACCTAACCTCCGCTGCCATACGCCGCCCCATCGACCGAGGCTACCTAATCAACCCCGACTTGCAACGAGACATATGGTCCCACCTTTTCACCTCTCTCCTCCACGTCACCCCTTCCTCTTCCTCCCTCCTCTTAACCGAAGCCCTCTTTTCCCTCCCTTCCATCCAACGCTCCACCGACGAACTCGTTTTCGAAGACTTCGGCTTCAACTCCCTCTACGTCGCCGATTCGCCTTCCCTCGTCCACCTCTACGAGGCCAGCCGCCGTCCATACGGGCTGGTTTCGGAGGCACAGTGTAGTTTGGTGGTGGACTGTGGGTTCTCGTTTACGCATGCGGCGCCGGTCTTCCAGAACTTTACGGTGAATTATGGGGTGAAGAGGATCGATTTGGGAGGGAAAGCTTTGACTAATTATTTGAAAGAATTGGTTTCGTATCGGTCGGTTAATGTAATGGATGAGACTTTTATAATGGATGATGTTAAAGAGAAGCTTTGCTTTGTTTCTGTTGATGTTGAAAGAGATCTCCAGGTTGCCCG GAAACGTGGCAACGACAATCTTTTTAGATGTACTTACGTCTTGCCTGATGGTGTTACTCACACAAAGGGTTATGTTAAAGACCCGGAAGCGGCGCAGAGGCATCGTATTTTGACAGATGGAGCCACTCCTTCACGAGCTgtggaaacaaagaaagagacAGATCACTTGGAAGTTATGGAGAAGAGTGAGGAGAGGAAGAGAGTggatttaactaaaaat GAGTTTGACTTAACAAATGAACGGTTTCTTGTCCCGGAAATGATCTTCCAACCTGCAGATTTGG GAATGAATGAGGCTGGACTAGCAGAATGCATTGTTCGTGCTGTCAATGCATGCCATCCTTGTCTTCATCCTGTACTTTTTCAAAG CATAATATTGACTGGCGGAAGCACATTGTTTCCTCGATTTGCTGAAAGACT GGAAAAGGATCTGCGTCCTCTTGTTCCAGATGACTATCAAGTGAAGATAACAACTCAAGAAGA TCCAATACTAGGTGTGTGGCGAGGGGGTTCACTTTTGGCATCCAGTCCTGAATATGAATCAATGTGTGTCACCAAGGCTGAATATGAGGAGCTTGGATCTGCTCGATGTCGGAGGAGATTCTTTCATTGA
- the LOC18588795 gene encoding BRCA1-associated protein produces the protein MSILRVHSVDTEQPITTNEEIEFYTVTSPSNPSPIFSERRGVVHLYRKASQGSLPNPSSRSTSLFVVAVPNYLSAADFIRFSGPHLENITHLLFIRNDGIEDRYSVFIKLVDQLAADGFYRSLNGKRFSPAEAELCHILFTHSVEYTESGDIASTPPVGFTELPTCPICLERLDPDTSGILSTFCDHSFQCSCTSKWTYLSCTVCRFCQQQDEKPACSICGSLENLWVCLICGFMGCGRYKEGHAVRHWKDTQHCYSLELISQQIWDYVGDGYVHRLNQSKADGKSVEMNSRCMSLEGNCGSCGYGDDSGIREAIYSSKVEAIFDEYSRLLATEMEKQRQNYESLLAESKSKRDSSIAEAVEKAVTSEMLDIQNKLDKCTEEKNALAEINRNLIKNQQVWRENVKEIEEREASQLRLKDEKILDLEEQIRDLKVYIEAQKTLIDMTDSDGIRGGTLLPVPQTQSSLANTRRHKKSSRRRN, from the exons ATGTCCATCCTCCGAGTCCACTCAGTGGACACCGAGCAACCCATCACCACCAACGAAGAAATCGAGTTCTATACGGTCACTTCCCCATCAAACCCTAGCCCTATATTCAGCGAAAGGAGAGGCGTTGTTCACCTCTATCGAAAGGCCTCCCAAGGCTCCCTCCCAAACCCTAGCTCTCGCTCCACGTCTCTCTTCGTTGTCGCCGTCCCCAACTACCTCTCCGCTGCCGATTTCATTCGATTCTCTGGACCCCACCTCGAAAATATCACCCACCTTCTCTTCATCAG gAATGATGGAATTGAGGATAGGTATAGCGTGTTTATAAAGCTAGTTGATCAGTTGGCGGCGGACGGATTTTATCGTAGCTTGAATGGGAAGAGGTTTTCACCTGCTGAG GCTGAGTTATGCCATATCCTTTTTACGCATTCCGTGGAATATACAGAATCGGGGGACATTGCTAGCACACCTCCGGTAGGATTCACTGAGTTGCCTACTTGCCCCATTTGTCTTG AGAGATTGGACCCGGATACTAGTGGGATACTTAGTACGTTTTGTGACCATTCGTTTCAATGTTCTTGCACTTCAAAATGGACTTATTTGTCCTGCACA GTCTGCCGATTTTGCCAGCAGCAGGATGAGAAACCAGCCTGTTCTATTTGTGGATCACTGGAGAATCTTTGGGTCTGCTTGATATGTGGTTTTATGGGGTGTGGAAG ATATAAAGAAGGTCATGCGGTTAGACATTGGAAAGATACTCAGCATTGCTATTCCCTGGAGTTAATATCACAGCAAATATGGGATTATGTTGGTGATGGTTACGTTCATCGATTAAATCAGTCAAAAGCTGATGGCAAGTCAGTGGAAATGAATTCTCGTTGTATGTCACTTGAAGGAAATTGCGGTTCCTGTGGATATGGTGATGATTCTGGAATTAGGGAAGCCATCTATAGCAGCAAAGTAGAAGCG ATTTTTGATGAGTACAGCCGTCTTCTGGCCACGGAGATGGAGAAACAAAGACAA AATTATGAATCACTACTTGCAgaatccaaaagcaaaagaGATAGTTCCATTGCTGAAGCAGTGGAGAAGGCTGTGACTTCGGAGATGCTGGACATCCAAAATAAACTGGATAAGTGCACAGAGGAAAAAAATGCTCTCGCTGAG ATCAATCGCAATCTTATAAAAAACCAACAAGTGTGGCGAGAAAATGTCaaggaaattgaagaaag GGAAGCTTCTCAGTTGAGGTTGAAGGATGAGAAGATACTTGATCTGGAAGAGCAG ATACGAGACCTTAAAGTCTATATTGAAGCTCAGAAGACACTTATTGACATGACCGATTCGGATGGCATCAGGGGAGGGACACTGTTACCTGTTCCTCAAACGCAATCTTCCTTAGCTAATACCAGGAGGCACAAGAAGTCAAGTCGAAGGAGGAATTAG
- the LOC18588794 gene encoding putative clathrin assembly protein At2g25430: MAPSTIRKAIGAVKDQTSISIAKVAGNIAPELEVLVVKATSHDEDPADEKYFREIISHTSYSRGYVSACIATVSKRLNKTHDWIVALKSLMLVHRLLVDGNPCFEEEIVYATRRGMRILNLSDFRDEAHSNSWDHAGFVRFYAMYLDEKVEFSVFEKKKGDGEGRFEERDERNRREYGDFRDDYDHGMGRRSRSYGDLSDSVRREQRREVTPMREMRPERVLGRLNQLLRILDRVLGCRPAGIAKNSRLVLVALYQILKESFGLYVEICEALGILLDRFTEMEYADCVKGFDTYVSAAKMIDELVGFYGWCKEMGIARSSEYPEVQRITDKLLGTLEGFLKEMTNGPKGPERNREEKPPVKEEPEANMNEIKALPAPESYTPPPPPPEPEQPKMQAQQDTEDLVNLKDDAVSADEQGNRLALALFSGPPTSNANGSWEAFPSNGQPEVTSAWQTPAAEAGKADWELALVESASNLSKQKAALAGGFDPLLLNGMYDQGAVRQHVSTTQLSGGSASSVALPGPGKTNTQVLALPAPDGTVQPVGHQDPFAASLAVPPPSYVQIADMEQKQHLLVQEQQLWQQYGRDGMQGQASLAKITASPGYYAPVAQPMMMPYGMPQVNGMGQPGGYYYPPY, encoded by the coding sequence ATGGCGCCTAGCACGATCCGTAAAGCGATCGGGGCCGTGAAGGATCAAACGAGTATAAGCATTGCCAAAGTGGCAGGAAACATAGCGCCGGAACTGGAAGTTTTGGTGGTCAAAGCCACAAGCCACGATGAAGATCCAGCTGATGAGAAGTACTTTAGGGAGATCATAAGCCATACATCTTATTCTAGAGGTTATGTTAGTGCTTGTATCGCTACAGTGTCAAAAAGGTTGAATAAAACCCATGATTGGATTGTGGCGCTTAAGTCTTTGATGCTTGTTCATAGGCTTTTGGTCGATGGGAACCCTTGTTTTGAAGAGGAGATTGTGTATGCAACTAGGAGAGGGATGAGGATTTTGAATTTGTCAGATTTTAGGGATGAGGCGCATTCCAATTCGTGGGATCATGCCGGTTTTGTTAGGTTTTATGCTATGTATCTTGATGAGAAGGTGGAGTTTTCGGTGTTTGAGAAGAAGAAGGGAGATGGGGAGGGGAGGTTTGAGGAGAGAGATGAGAGGAATAGGCGTGAGTACGGAGACTTTAGAGATGATTATGATCATGGAATGGGTAGGAGATCGAGGTCTTATGGTGATTTGAGTGATTCTGTCAGGAGAGAACAGAGGAGAGAGGTGACACCAATGAGGGAAATGAGGCCAGAGAGAGTTTTGGGGAGGCTGAATCAGTTGTTGAGGATTCTTGATAGAGTGTTGGGTTGTAGGCCAGCTGGTATAGCCAAAAATAGCAGGTTGGTACTTGTTGCACTTTATCAGATTTTGAAGGAGAGTTTTGGGCTTTATGTAGAGATATGTGAGGCATTAGGGATTTTGTTGGATAGGTTTACTGAGATGGAGTATGCGGATTGTGTTAAGGGTTTTGATACTTATGTTAGTGCAGCAAAGATGATTGATGAGCTTGTGGGGTTTTATGGTTGGTGTAAGGAAATGGGAATTGCTAGATCATCTGAGTATCCGGAAGTGCAGAGAATTACTGATAAGCTTTTGGGAACACTTGAAGGATTTTTGAAGGAAATGACTAACGGGCCAAAGGGTCCAGAGAGAAATAGGGAAGAGAAGCCACCGGTTAAGGAGGAGCCGGAAGcaaatatgaatgaaataaAGGCTCTTCCTGCACCAGAGAGTTATACCCCACCTCCTCCGCCACCCGAACCTGAACAACCTAAGATGCAGGCTCAACAGGATACAGAGGATTTGGTAAATTTAAAGGATGATGCGGTTTCAGCTGATGAGCAAGGGAACAGATTAGCTTTGGCTTTATTCTCTGGACCACCCACCTCAAATGCTAATGGCTCGTGGGAAGCATTCCCTTCAAATGGACAGCCAGAGGTGACTTCTGCATGGCAAACACCAGCTGCTGAGGCTGGTAAAGCAGATTGGGAATTGGCATTGGTTGAGTCAGCTAGTAATTTATCAAAGCAGAAAGCTGCATTGGCAGGTGGTTTTGATCCATTGCTATTGAATGGTATGTATGATCAGGGGGCAGTGAGGCAGCATGTGAGCACTACTCAGCTAAGCGGTGGGAGTGCAAGTAGCGTTGCGTTGCCTGGCCCTGGCAAGACAAATACTCAAGTGCTAGCTTTGCCTGCCCCAGATGGGACGGTACAACCAGTAGGACACCAGGACCCTTTTGCTGCATCCCTTGCAGTGCCACCTCCTTCATACGTGCAGATAGCAGACATGGAGCAGAAGCAGCATTTGCTTGTACAGGAACAGCAGCTGTGGCAACAATATGGAAGGGATGGAATGCAAGGCCAAGCGAGTCTGGCCAAGATCACTGCTAGTCCTGGCTACTATGCCCCTGTTGCACAACCAATGATGATGCCTTACGGGATGCCACAAGTCAATGGCATGGGGCAGCCGGGAGGGTACTACTATCCACCCTACTGA